A single region of the Thermoanaerobacterium aotearoense genome encodes:
- a CDS encoding asparaginase codes for MEVLSKKVAIIYTGGTIAMAMNKDTKSVVPTLTGHEIMGLFNANFEGVEIEIVEFGNYPSPHLTIDLLKKLRNVILNLLSSNDICGVVITHGTDTLEESAYFLDLTIDSSKPVILTGAIRNASEDGYDGINNVKASIKVAIDEKSINKGVLVVFNNKIFAASEVVKISTSSLDAFCSPMLGPVGIVDTDKVIFYRNTIEQKKILTDAMEEKVSLLKTVIGMDDKLIKFCVDSGDKGIIIEGTGRGNVTPKMVDGIKYALANNVIIVIVSRCMSGRVLDIYGYKGGGKELASIGVIFGENLTGPKARIKLMACLGYTNDYEKIKEMFQSEY; via the coding sequence GTGGAAGTCTTGAGCAAGAAAGTTGCAATTATATATACTGGCGGAACAATTGCTATGGCAATGAATAAAGATACAAAATCTGTTGTACCGACATTGACAGGCCATGAGATTATGGGATTATTTAATGCCAATTTTGAAGGCGTAGAAATAGAAATAGTTGAGTTTGGAAATTATCCAAGTCCTCACCTTACGATTGATTTATTAAAAAAATTAAGGAATGTTATTCTGAATCTGTTGAGTAGTAATGATATATGTGGAGTTGTAATAACACATGGCACAGATACTTTAGAAGAATCAGCCTATTTCTTAGATTTGACAATAGATTCTTCTAAGCCAGTTATTTTAACGGGAGCCATTAGAAATGCTTCTGAAGATGGGTATGATGGTATAAACAATGTGAAAGCATCAATTAAAGTTGCTATAGACGAAAAATCTATCAATAAAGGTGTTTTGGTTGTATTTAATAATAAGATATTTGCTGCCAGTGAAGTCGTCAAAATCAGTACCAGCAGTTTAGATGCTTTTTGCAGTCCAATGCTGGGCCCAGTTGGAATCGTTGATACTGATAAAGTCATATTTTACAGAAATACAATAGAACAAAAGAAAATTTTAACTGATGCAATGGAAGAAAAAGTAAGTCTTTTAAAAACTGTAATTGGAATGGATGATAAGTTAATAAAGTTTTGCGTTGACTCTGGAGATAAGGGGATTATAATTGAAGGTACAGGAAGAGGCAATGTAACACCAAAGATGGTTGACGGTATCAAATATGCACTTGCTAATAACGTTATTATCGTTATTGTCTCTCGTTGTATGTCTGGTCGTGTGCTTGATATTTATGGGTATAAAGGTGGAGGCAAAGAATTAGCATCTATAGGAGTAATTTTTGGAGAAAATCTTACTGGTCCAAAAGCGAGAATAAAATTAATGGCTTGCTTAGGCTATACAAATGATTATGAAAAAATCAAAGAAATGTTTCAATCTGAATATTGA
- a CDS encoding M24 family metallopeptidase: protein MNRRLMKLQDLLSQNDFDGYYISKPANVTYITGFTGDESVAIVTRDKAFFITDSRYIEQAKIETDGFLIIDNNRDMLKAVSECVNLSGIKKLGFEGGYMTYETYAILKETYRIHLEPLNNIIEPLRSIKDEREIENIKHAQKIAEKAFEHILGIIKVGMKEKDIAAEMEYYMRKEGAEGTSFDTIVASGFRSALPHGKASEKTIKNGEFVVFDYGCKYNGYCSDMTRTIVVGKATEEQKKIYNIVLNAQKHALENLKANIKEYEGDNLARSVIENEGYGEYFGHSLGHGVGLEIHESPYMAKNKNGTLKINMVVTVEPGIYIPNFGGVRIEDMVVIEENGVINLTDSPKELIEI from the coding sequence ATGAATAGGCGTTTGATGAAATTGCAAGACTTATTATCTCAAAATGATTTTGATGGATATTATATATCAAAGCCAGCAAATGTAACTTACATAACTGGTTTTACAGGAGATGAAAGTGTTGCAATTGTTACAAGAGATAAAGCTTTTTTCATTACCGATTCAAGATATATTGAACAGGCAAAAATTGAGACAGATGGTTTTCTTATAATAGACAATAATCGCGATATGCTTAAAGCGGTAAGCGAATGTGTAAATTTATCAGGAATAAAGAAATTGGGTTTTGAAGGCGGATATATGACATACGAAACCTATGCAATACTAAAAGAAACTTACAGAATTCATCTGGAACCGTTAAATAACATAATAGAGCCACTGCGCTCTATAAAAGATGAAAGGGAAATTGAAAATATTAAGCATGCTCAGAAGATAGCAGAAAAAGCATTTGAACATATCTTAGGTATTATAAAAGTAGGAATGAAAGAAAAAGATATTGCTGCTGAAATGGAATATTATATGAGAAAAGAAGGTGCTGAAGGTACATCATTTGATACCATCGTTGCATCAGGATTTAGATCTGCACTACCGCATGGCAAAGCATCAGAAAAAACTATAAAAAATGGAGAGTTTGTTGTATTTGATTATGGATGTAAATATAATGGCTATTGTTCTGATATGACCAGAACAATAGTGGTAGGTAAAGCAACAGAAGAACAAAAAAAGATATATAATATTGTTTTAAATGCACAAAAACATGCGTTAGAAAATTTAAAAGCAAACATTAAAGAATACGAAGGAGACAATTTAGCACGAAGCGTCATAGAAAATGAGGGCTATGGTGAATATTTTGGACATTCATTAGGTCATGGTGTTGGGTTAGAAATACATGAATCACCATATATGGCTAAAAATAAAAACGGCACTTTAAAAATCAACATGGTGGTAACTGTTGAACCGGGAATATATATTCCAAATTTTGGTGGTGTTAGAATTGAAGATATGGTGGTAATAGAGGAAAATGGTGTTATAAACCTTACAGATTCACCCAAAGAGTTAATTGAAATTTGA
- the yjeM gene encoding glutamate/gamma-aminobutyrate family transporter YjeM: protein MNDNSKKKLTLVPLILMIFTSVFGFNNMPRAFYLMGYSAIPWYILSGITFFLPYAFMMAEFGAAFKEESGGIYTWMEKSAGPKYAFVGTFMWYASYVVWMVSICSTIFINISNIIFGTDRTSSLKFFGLNSTQVIGLLGILLIILITYVASKGLNWVSKIASIGGTSVLTINVVFLLGSIVVLIANGGKLAEPITSLKSFMVSPNPSYLSPIAVLSFIVFAIFAYGGTEVVGGVVDQTENAEKTFPKGVLFSAIIIAIGYSLGIFLVGIFTKWNSVLASNNVNMANAQYVIMNNFGYQIGLSLGASKSTAIIIGNWTARIVALSVFLSLMGAFFTLSYAPLRQLIEGTPAELWPGKTAEIDEKGVPKYAMWIQCLLVAVMLFLISFGGDIAKVFFARIVLMTNVAMTLPYVFLCLVYPAFKNNKKINKPFEIFKSKTSVIIATVLTSVTVGFANIFTIIEPAFSKDIASTLWMIAGPLFFTVVALLMFRRYEKRNYGVETKEKLEN, encoded by the coding sequence ATGAATGATAATTCAAAGAAAAAATTGACGTTAGTGCCTTTGATCTTGATGATCTTCACTTCTGTTTTTGGCTTCAATAATATGCCGAGAGCTTTTTACCTTATGGGCTACAGTGCAATACCATGGTACATTTTATCGGGTATAACATTTTTCTTGCCTTACGCGTTTATGATGGCGGAATTTGGAGCGGCGTTTAAAGAAGAAAGTGGTGGAATATACACATGGATGGAAAAATCGGCAGGACCTAAATACGCTTTTGTCGGTACTTTCATGTGGTATGCGTCATACGTGGTATGGATGGTTAGCATTTGCTCCACAATTTTTATCAATATTTCAAATATAATTTTTGGCACTGATAGAACTTCTTCTCTTAAATTTTTTGGACTAAATTCGACTCAAGTTATTGGATTATTAGGAATATTGCTTATCATATTGATTACTTACGTGGCAAGTAAAGGTTTAAATTGGGTTTCGAAAATTGCTTCAATCGGTGGTACATCTGTGCTGACGATAAACGTTGTATTTTTACTTGGCTCTATTGTTGTATTGATAGCCAATGGAGGGAAATTAGCCGAACCAATTACATCTTTAAAATCTTTTATGGTTTCGCCTAATCCATCATACTTGTCTCCGATTGCTGTTTTATCATTTATCGTATTTGCTATATTTGCCTATGGGGGAACAGAGGTAGTTGGTGGCGTTGTAGACCAAACGGAAAATGCAGAGAAGACATTTCCTAAAGGAGTATTGTTTTCAGCTATCATAATTGCAATCGGATATTCTTTGGGAATATTCTTGGTTGGGATTTTTACAAAATGGAATAGTGTTTTAGCATCTAATAATGTCAATATGGCAAATGCCCAATATGTGATCATGAATAATTTTGGATATCAAATCGGATTGAGCTTAGGTGCAAGCAAAAGCACGGCAATAATCATAGGCAATTGGACAGCCAGGATAGTGGCATTATCAGTATTTTTATCACTGATGGGTGCTTTCTTCACGCTAAGTTATGCGCCATTAAGGCAATTGATAGAAGGTACACCTGCTGAGTTATGGCCTGGAAAAACTGCGGAAATTGACGAAAAAGGTGTGCCTAAGTATGCTATGTGGATACAATGCTTGTTAGTTGCAGTTATGCTGTTTCTTATATCATTCGGAGGAGATATTGCCAAAGTTTTCTTTGCTCGTATTGTGCTCATGACTAATGTTGCGATGACATTGCCATATGTGTTTTTATGCTTAGTCTATCCAGCATTTAAAAATAATAAGAAGATTAATAAACCGTTTGAAATTTTTAAAAGTAAAACATCTGTGATAATTGCCACTGTATTAACATCTGTTACAGTAGGATTTGCAAATATTTTTACTATAATTGAACCGGCATTTTCAAAAGATATAGCATCTACGTTGTGGATGATTGCTGGTCCGTTGTTCTTTACTGTTGTAGCTCTGCTAATGTTCAGAAGATATGAAAAAAGAAATTATGGAGTTGAAACAAAAGAGAAGTTAGAGAATTAA
- a CDS encoding acyl-CoA mutase large subunit family protein: MNQNESINNIKHNKQKWMKDCLDKVKEKYPERKEKFMTSSGVEIKNIYTPDNIADLDYLNDIGFPGQYPFTRGVQPTMYRGRFWTMRQYAGFGTAEESNARYKYLLSQGQTGLSVAFDLPTQIGYDSDHPMAEGEIGKVGVAVDSLLDMEVLFDGIPLDKVSTSMTINAPAAVLLAMYIVLAERQGISLDKLEGTIQNDILKEYIARGTYIFPIEPSLRITTDIFEYCSKYIPKWNTISISGYHIREAGATAVQEVAFTLANGIEYVNAALKAGLNIDDFAPRLSFFFSAHNDLLEEVAKFRAARRMWARIMKERFNAKDPKSMMLRFHTQTGGSTLTAQQPDNNIIRVALQALAAVLGGTQSLHTNSRDEALALPSEDSVKIALRTQQIIAYESGVCDTPDPLAGSYYVEYLTNQIEEKALQYIKKIDELGGAACAIKSGFIQKEIQDSAYRYQKEIEKGERIIVGLNKFKTEEKYHGNLLKVDHKVEKMQREKLKKLKSERDNEKVNRRLSELKEAACSKENIMPQIIDAVRAYATLGEICDVLRSTFGEYKENIIF, from the coding sequence ATGAATCAAAATGAAAGTATAAACAATATAAAACATAATAAACAAAAATGGATGAAAGATTGTTTGGACAAAGTTAAAGAAAAATATCCAGAACGAAAAGAAAAATTTATGACTTCATCAGGTGTAGAAATAAAAAACATATATACCCCTGACAATATAGCTGACTTGGACTATTTAAACGATATTGGTTTTCCAGGACAATATCCATTTACAAGGGGCGTACAGCCAACCATGTACAGAGGAAGGTTCTGGACCATGAGGCAGTATGCTGGATTTGGCACTGCAGAAGAATCAAATGCAAGGTATAAATACCTACTTTCACAAGGACAGACAGGATTAAGCGTTGCATTCGATTTGCCAACACAGATAGGATATGATTCAGATCATCCGATGGCTGAAGGTGAAATAGGAAAAGTTGGAGTTGCTGTAGATTCCCTTTTAGATATGGAGGTTTTGTTTGATGGAATACCGCTTGATAAAGTCAGCACTTCCATGACGATAAATGCTCCTGCGGCAGTTCTTTTAGCCATGTACATTGTCTTGGCGGAAAGACAGGGGATTTCTTTAGATAAATTGGAAGGAACCATCCAAAACGACATATTGAAAGAATACATTGCTCGCGGAACATACATTTTTCCTATTGAACCTTCATTACGGATTACAACAGACATATTTGAATATTGTTCCAAATACATTCCAAAATGGAACACGATAAGCATAAGTGGTTATCACATAAGGGAAGCCGGAGCCACGGCGGTGCAAGAGGTAGCTTTTACATTGGCAAATGGGATAGAATACGTAAATGCTGCATTAAAAGCGGGACTTAATATTGACGACTTCGCACCGAGGCTTTCATTTTTCTTTAGCGCTCACAATGATTTATTAGAAGAGGTAGCTAAATTCAGAGCTGCGAGAAGGATGTGGGCTAGGATAATGAAAGAAAGATTCAATGCTAAAGATCCTAAATCGATGATGCTTAGGTTCCATACACAGACTGGTGGTTCTACGCTAACTGCTCAGCAACCTGACAATAATATTATAAGAGTTGCATTGCAGGCATTAGCCGCAGTGTTAGGAGGAACTCAATCACTTCATACAAACAGCCGTGATGAGGCATTGGCATTGCCGTCAGAAGATTCGGTGAAGATTGCATTAAGGACTCAGCAGATAATAGCATATGAAAGCGGCGTGTGTGATACACCTGACCCCCTGGCAGGAAGCTACTACGTAGAGTATTTAACAAATCAAATAGAGGAGAAAGCATTACAATACATAAAAAAAATTGATGAACTTGGTGGCGCTGCCTGTGCAATAAAGAGCGGATTTATTCAAAAGGAAATACAGGATAGCGCGTATAGATATCAAAAAGAGATTGAAAAAGGTGAGAGAATCATAGTAGGCTTGAACAAGTTTAAAACTGAAGAAAAATATCACGGTAACTTGCTTAAAGTAGATCATAAAGTTGAAAAGATGCAAAGGGAAAAACTAAAAAAACTTAAATCCGAAAGAGATAATGAAAAAGTAAACAGAAGATTATCAGAGCTTAAAGAGGCGGCTTGCAGTAAAGAAAACATTATGCCACAAATAATAGATGCAGTTAGAGCGTATGCAACACTTGGCGAGATATGCGATGTTTTACGGTCTACTTTTGGAGAATACAAGGAGAACATAATCTTTTAA
- the ald gene encoding alanine dehydrogenase: MIIGVPKEIKEEEGRVAITPAGVHAFCSKGHRVLIENNAGLISGITNEEYKKAGAEILNAAEDVFNESDMILKVKEPQPSEYDYFKEGQILFTYLHLAPDRQQTEALLKKKVVGIAYETVQTDDGMLPLLSPMSEVAGRLSVTIGAYLLLSKNNGRGVLLSGVPGVEKANVVIVGGGTVGLNAAKIAVGMGANVTILDVNASRLEYLDDIFGGKVTTLMSNSYNIAKCTEDADLVIGAVLIPGAKTPKIITEEMVKNMRKGSVIVDVAIDQGGSVETMDRITSHDNPYFIKYDVVHYSVPNIPGVVPRTSTFALTNVTLPYALQIADKGYKKALLENKSLMRGLNVINGHVTYKAVAEAHGFEYVDPIEVLSE, encoded by the coding sequence ATGATAATCGGAGTACCAAAAGAAATAAAAGAAGAAGAAGGAAGAGTTGCTATTACACCTGCTGGTGTTCATGCGTTTTGCAGTAAAGGGCATAGGGTATTGATTGAAAATAATGCCGGTTTAATCAGTGGAATAACTAATGAAGAGTATAAAAAGGCCGGAGCTGAAATCCTTAATGCGGCTGAAGACGTTTTTAATGAATCCGACATGATATTGAAGGTCAAAGAACCACAGCCTTCCGAATACGACTATTTTAAAGAAGGACAGATTTTGTTTACCTATTTGCATTTAGCTCCAGATAGACAACAAACAGAAGCACTTTTAAAGAAAAAAGTAGTAGGTATTGCTTATGAAACAGTTCAGACAGATGATGGCATGTTGCCATTATTAAGCCCCATGAGTGAAGTTGCAGGAAGATTATCAGTGACTATAGGTGCTTATTTACTGCTTAGCAAAAATAACGGCAGGGGAGTTCTACTAAGCGGTGTTCCAGGCGTTGAAAAGGCAAATGTTGTCATAGTTGGCGGCGGAACTGTAGGGCTAAATGCTGCAAAGATTGCAGTTGGAATGGGAGCCAATGTTACAATACTTGATGTAAATGCTTCAAGGCTTGAATACTTAGATGACATTTTTGGAGGAAAAGTAACGACTCTTATGTCAAACAGTTATAATATAGCTAAATGCACAGAAGATGCAGATTTGGTAATAGGAGCAGTGCTTATACCTGGGGCAAAGACACCAAAAATAATAACAGAGGAAATGGTAAAGAACATGAGGAAAGGATCTGTAATCGTCGATGTAGCTATAGACCAAGGTGGATCTGTTGAAACGATGGACAGAATAACATCTCATGACAATCCTTACTTTATAAAATACGATGTGGTGCATTATTCAGTTCCCAATATACCAGGTGTAGTTCCGAGGACATCTACATTTGCATTGACAAATGTTACTTTGCCATATGCACTGCAAATTGCAGATAAAGGCTATAAGAAAGCCTTATTAGAGAATAAATCGCTTATGAGAGGACTTAACGTCATAAATGGCCATGTCACTTACAAAGCGGTAGCAGAAGCTCATGGATTTGAATATGTAGATCCAATAGAAGTTTTGTCAGAATAA
- the pckA gene encoding phosphoenolpyruvate carboxykinase (ATP) has protein sequence MIDLDDVFKNSGSILYNLPVSDLIEEAIRNNEGKLLENGALDVFTGKYTGRIPKDKYIVNEESIHNDIWWENNNSMEKENFIRVLNRVIDYLKKSRKLYVFKGFVGADPRYRYQVTVINEYAYQNAFVHQLFINPKNEEELKKESDFTVICVPNFLADPIYDGTNSEAFIIISFEEKLILIGGTRYSGEIKKSVFTMMNYLMLKRNVLPMHCAANIGSNNDTALFFGLSGTGKTTLSTDPERFLIGDDEHGWSSHGIFNFEGGCYAKCINLSPYNEPEIWNAIRFGTILENVIYDVNNMPVYTSSKITENTRASYPLEYIPRKASNGIGGNPKIIFFLAADAFGVLPPISKLTNEQAVDYFLLGYTSKIPGTEKGICEPQATFSSCFGAPFLPSYPMRYAELLKKKIAENDSVVYLINTGWIGGHYGIGKRIDLKYTREIIKNVLNGELEKAKFKKDTVFDLMIPEKCNNIPDELLDPIKTWEDKNDYFQTANNLLSAFKARLDYIKNGIHQ, from the coding sequence ATGATAGATTTAGATGATGTATTTAAAAATTCTGGCAGTATTCTTTACAATTTACCTGTTTCAGATTTGATAGAGGAAGCCATAAGAAATAATGAAGGGAAATTGTTAGAAAATGGTGCATTAGATGTTTTTACAGGTAAATATACGGGAAGAATACCAAAAGATAAATACATTGTAAATGAAGAATCTATTCATAATGATATTTGGTGGGAAAATAATAATTCAATGGAAAAAGAAAATTTTATTAGAGTTTTAAACAGAGTAATTGATTATTTAAAAAAGAGCAGAAAATTGTATGTTTTTAAAGGTTTTGTTGGCGCAGACCCGCGATATAGATATCAAGTAACCGTTATTAATGAATATGCCTATCAAAACGCTTTTGTACATCAATTATTTATTAATCCTAAAAATGAAGAAGAACTTAAAAAGGAATCCGATTTTACAGTTATTTGTGTGCCGAATTTTTTAGCTGATCCAATTTATGATGGAACTAATTCTGAGGCATTTATTATTATAAGTTTTGAAGAAAAATTAATTTTAATTGGTGGAACAAGATATTCAGGAGAAATAAAAAAATCTGTCTTCACAATGATGAATTATTTGATGTTAAAAAGGAATGTACTGCCTATGCATTGTGCAGCTAATATAGGTTCCAATAATGATACAGCGCTTTTTTTTGGGTTGTCGGGAACCGGCAAGACAACTTTATCAACGGATCCAGAAAGATTTTTAATTGGCGACGATGAACATGGATGGTCTTCACATGGAATTTTTAATTTTGAGGGTGGATGCTATGCAAAGTGTATAAATTTATCCCCATATAATGAACCTGAAATATGGAATGCAATTAGATTTGGAACAATTTTAGAAAATGTTATTTATGATGTAAATAATATGCCAGTCTATACAAGTAGTAAAATAACTGAAAATACAAGAGCTTCATATCCACTTGAGTACATCCCTAGGAAAGCGTCAAATGGCATTGGCGGTAATCCTAAAATTATATTTTTCTTGGCAGCCGATGCTTTTGGAGTATTGCCTCCAATTTCTAAGCTGACAAATGAACAGGCTGTTGACTATTTCTTATTAGGATATACGAGCAAAATACCAGGAACAGAAAAGGGAATTTGCGAACCACAAGCAACGTTTTCATCATGTTTTGGAGCACCATTTTTGCCATCATATCCAATGAGGTATGCTGAATTGTTAAAGAAAAAAATCGCAGAAAATGATTCAGTTGTTTATTTAATAAATACTGGATGGATAGGTGGACATTATGGAATTGGCAAAAGGATAGATTTAAAATACACAAGAGAAATCATAAAAAATGTTTTAAATGGTGAATTGGAAAAAGCAAAATTTAAAAAAGATACAGTATTTGATTTGATGATACCAGAAAAGTGCAATAACATTCCAGATGAATTATTAGATCCTATAAAAACATGGGAAGACAAAAATGATTACTTCCAAACTGCTAATAATTTATTATCTGCATTTAAAGCGAGATTAGATTATATAAAAAATGGGATTCATCAATAA
- a CDS encoding Glu/Leu/Phe/Val family dehydrogenase — MNNECLNPLTNAQQEIKNACKLLKVSDSVYQILKEPIRFLEVSIPVRMDNGSIVIFKGYRAQHNDAVGPTKGGIRFHPNVNIDEVKALSIWMSFKCSVVGVPFGGAKGGVIVDPDTLSKSELERLSRGYIREIFSIIGPDKDIPAPDVNTNEQIMAWMMDEYSKLTGKNSPAIITGKPIISCGSLGRTEATGYGVALMAHEATKYLNLDIKNCTVCIQGFGNVGKYSALNLQRLGAKIIAISDVKGGIYNKEGIDINKLIEYVKENGSVAGFDGAEQIANDKLFELETDIFVPAALENQITSDVARSIKTKIICEGANGPTTPEADKILYERKVFVVPDILANAGGVTVSYFEWVQNLDNYYWALEEVEKRQKQIMIKAFEKVYETSRDFKVDMRTAAYITSLKRIYEAMKMRGWV; from the coding sequence GTGAACAATGAATGTTTAAACCCATTAACAAATGCACAACAGGAAATAAAAAATGCATGTAAGTTATTAAAAGTAAGTGATTCGGTTTATCAAATATTAAAAGAACCAATAAGATTTTTAGAAGTGTCCATACCTGTGAGGATGGATAACGGATCAATAGTGATATTTAAAGGTTATAGAGCACAGCACAATGATGCAGTAGGTCCAACAAAAGGTGGAATAAGATTTCACCCAAATGTAAATATTGATGAAGTAAAGGCACTTTCAATTTGGATGAGTTTTAAATGCAGTGTAGTGGGTGTGCCATTTGGAGGAGCTAAGGGTGGTGTAATTGTAGATCCTGATACACTGTCAAAAAGTGAATTAGAAAGATTGAGTAGAGGTTATATTAGAGAGATTTTCAGCATTATTGGACCTGACAAAGATATACCAGCACCTGATGTAAATACAAATGAGCAAATTATGGCATGGATGATGGATGAATACAGTAAATTAACAGGGAAAAATAGTCCAGCAATTATAACAGGAAAACCAATAATATCTTGTGGATCTCTTGGAAGAACAGAGGCAACAGGTTATGGTGTGGCCTTGATGGCTCATGAAGCTACAAAGTATTTAAATTTAGATATAAAAAATTGTACGGTATGCATTCAAGGTTTCGGCAATGTAGGTAAATATTCTGCATTAAATTTGCAGAGACTTGGGGCTAAGATTATAGCTATAAGTGATGTAAAAGGTGGCATATACAATAAAGAAGGAATAGATATCAACAAATTAATTGAATATGTAAAGGAAAATGGAAGCGTAGCAGGATTTGATGGTGCGGAACAGATAGCTAACGATAAATTATTTGAACTTGAGACAGACATATTTGTGCCAGCAGCTTTAGAAAATCAGATTACTTCAGATGTTGCAAGATCAATAAAGACAAAAATAATATGCGAAGGAGCAAATGGACCGACAACACCGGAGGCAGATAAAATTTTGTACGAAAGGAAAGTGTTTGTGGTTCCAGATATATTGGCTAATGCAGGAGGTGTAACAGTTTCATATTTTGAATGGGTTCAGAATCTGGACAATTATTATTGGGCTTTAGAAGAAGTAGAAAAAAGGCAAAAGCAAATAATGATAAAAGCTTTTGAAAAAGTTTATGAAACATCAAGAGATTTTAAAGTTGATATGCGGACAGCAGCATATATTACATCGTTAAAAAGAATTTATGAAGCCATGAAAATGCGCGGATGGGTATGA
- a CDS encoding cobalamin B12-binding domain-containing protein, whose protein sequence is MKRPIRVLVAKPGLDGHDRGAKVIARAFKDAGMEVIYTGLRQTPEQIVEAAIQEDVDVIALSILSGAHNTLFPRIMNLLHDMEAEDIMVIAGGIIPDEDIPFLKSVGIKEIFTPGTPTSKAVEYIMGNVKVQ, encoded by the coding sequence ATGAAAAGGCCAATTAGAGTTCTTGTGGCTAAGCCAGGTCTTGATGGACATGACAGAGGTGCAAAAGTGATTGCAAGGGCATTTAAAGATGCTGGCATGGAAGTCATATATACAGGATTGAGGCAGACACCCGAACAGATTGTAGAAGCAGCAATTCAAGAAGACGTTGATGTAATCGCGTTAAGCATCTTATCAGGCGCTCACAACACATTGTTTCCCAGAATAATGAATCTTTTACACGACATGGAAGCAGAAGATATAATGGTAATTGCTGGCGGCATAATTCCTGATGAGGATATACCATTTCTAAAATCTGTAGGTATAAAAGAAATATTTACACCAGGTACGCCTACATCAAAGGCTGTAGAATATATTATGGGAAATGTAAAAGTCCAATAA
- the meaB gene encoding methylmalonyl Co-A mutase-associated GTPase MeaB, translating to MRDIDLENLLLKKDKKAIAKAITMAENGDEKVYEIIKNLYNKAGKAYVIGITGPPGVGKSTLTNEIAKFLLKDNYSVGILAVDPTSFFSGGAILGDRVRMSDIALNKNVYMRSMGTRGKLGGLAKTTRAAIHILDIVGMDYIIVETSGVGQSEIDIVKASDTNVMVLSPGMGDDIQAIKSGIMEIGDIFVVNKSDREGADKTAAEINFMLDLNDKSDWRPPVLEVSALYGKGCSTLLSKIKEHRYYLEKTGGLKERRLKNLRWEILEIVIDNFMKVLNEKISQENITELINAEYAGLANPYMIAEDIYKNLKEDFKW from the coding sequence ATGAGAGATATAGATTTAGAAAACTTGCTATTAAAGAAAGACAAAAAAGCCATAGCTAAAGCTATAACTATGGCAGAAAATGGTGATGAAAAAGTTTATGAGATAATCAAAAATCTATACAACAAGGCCGGAAAAGCGTATGTAATCGGTATAACCGGACCTCCAGGTGTAGGGAAAAGCACTCTTACAAATGAAATAGCAAAATTTCTTCTAAAAGATAATTATTCAGTTGGAATTCTTGCAGTAGATCCTACCAGCTTTTTCTCTGGTGGAGCTATACTTGGGGATAGGGTTAGAATGAGCGATATAGCGCTTAATAAAAATGTATATATGAGAAGCATGGGAACAAGAGGCAAGCTTGGTGGATTGGCGAAAACAACAAGAGCAGCAATTCACATATTGGATATTGTCGGTATGGACTATATCATTGTGGAGACATCAGGAGTGGGTCAATCGGAAATTGACATTGTGAAGGCTTCTGATACAAATGTGATGGTTTTATCTCCAGGTATGGGTGATGATATACAAGCTATTAAATCTGGGATAATGGAGATTGGTGATATATTTGTAGTCAATAAATCAGATAGAGAAGGAGCTGATAAAACGGCGGCAGAAATTAATTTTATGCTTGATTTAAATGATAAATCAGATTGGAGACCGCCGGTATTAGAGGTTTCTGCATTGTATGGCAAAGGCTGTAGTACGCTTCTTTCTAAAATAAAAGAGCATCGATATTATCTTGAAAAAACAGGTGGTCTTAAAGAAAGGCGGCTTAAAAATTTAAGATGGGAAATTTTAGAGATAGTAATCGACAATTTTATGAAAGTTTTAAACGAGAAAATAAGTCAGGAAAACATCACAGAATTGATTAATGCAGAATATGCTGGATTGGCAAATCCATATATGATTGCGGAAGATATATATAAAAATCTCAAGGAGGACTTCAAATGGTAA